A window of Tautonia plasticadhaerens contains these coding sequences:
- a CDS encoding Uma2 family endonuclease codes for MATASKTNVGDPEAPTRRVLPLENGDRLTRAEFERRYEAMPQVKKAELVEGVVYMGSPVRLRKHGLPHSDLMTWLGVYRASTPGILIGDNATVRLDLDNEPQPDAFLMIDPAKGGQARISEDDYVEGAPELVVEIASSSVSLDLNAKLHVYRRSNVREYVTWRVLDRAIDWRVLREGEYQPTTTDERGRYRSEVFPGLRLDPAAMLRGDLAAVLDALRDGLASPEHAAFVDRLRG; via the coding sequence ATGGCCACCGCATCGAAGACGAACGTCGGTGATCCCGAGGCCCCGACCCGGCGGGTCCTCCCGCTGGAGAACGGCGATCGGCTGACCCGCGCCGAGTTCGAGCGCCGCTACGAGGCGATGCCCCAGGTGAAGAAGGCCGAACTCGTCGAAGGAGTCGTCTACATGGGCTCTCCCGTCCGCCTCCGGAAGCACGGCCTGCCCCATTCCGACCTGATGACCTGGCTGGGCGTCTATCGGGCATCAACCCCCGGCATCCTCATCGGCGACAATGCGACCGTCCGGCTCGACCTGGACAATGAGCCTCAGCCCGATGCATTCCTGATGATCGACCCGGCCAAGGGCGGTCAGGCGCGGATCTCCGAGGACGACTACGTCGAGGGGGCCCCCGAACTCGTCGTCGAGATCGCCTCGAGCAGCGTCAGCCTCGACCTGAACGCCAAGCTCCACGTCTACCGCCGTAGCAACGTCCGCGAATACGTCACCTGGCGGGTCCTGGACCGGGCGATCGACTGGCGGGTGCTCCGCGAGGGCGAGTACCAGCCGACGACTACCGATGAACGGGGCCGATACCGCAGCGAGGTCTTCCCCGGCCTCCGGCTCGACCCCGCCGCCATGCTCCGAGGGGATCTGGCCGCCGTGCTCGACGCCCTCCGGGACGGCCTGGCCAGCCCCGAGCACGCCGCGTTCGTCGACCGGCTCCGGGGCTGA
- a CDS encoding NAD(+)/NADH kinase, whose protein sequence is MPEPRTEPSPVLRVALLGNGTKPEVVAEADRLGRELRSRPRLELTGIDLGPDSDLTCLEADVALVLGGDGTVLHTARRMGDCPIPVLGINLGRLGFLADLAPSEFLDRLDDLCDRRLTIDNLMTLDCTIRHPDGRSETFRGLNDVVLRAAPPFHLIELGIRIDGESVISYRGDGLILATPVGSTGHSLSAGGPILPPDAQMFVITPICAHTLTQRPLVDSGHKWYEIAPEVTESHAVTAVIDGQIQRKLGPGDRVAVRRGESPFPMVRLPGHSFYRTLRNKLGWGADPALDRRSGAGSG, encoded by the coding sequence ATGCCCGAGCCCAGGACCGAACCGAGCCCCGTGTTGCGGGTCGCGCTGCTCGGCAACGGGACCAAGCCGGAGGTGGTGGCCGAGGCCGATCGGCTCGGCCGGGAGCTCCGGAGCCGTCCCCGGCTGGAGTTGACCGGGATCGACCTCGGCCCCGACTCGGACCTGACCTGCCTGGAGGCCGACGTCGCCCTGGTGCTCGGCGGCGACGGCACCGTGCTGCACACCGCCCGTCGGATGGGGGACTGCCCCATCCCGGTGCTCGGCATCAATCTCGGCCGCCTCGGCTTCCTCGCCGACCTGGCCCCCTCGGAGTTCCTCGACCGCCTGGACGACCTGTGCGACCGACGCCTCACGATCGACAACCTCATGACCCTGGATTGCACGATCCGACACCCCGACGGCCGGTCGGAGACCTTCCGGGGGCTCAATGACGTGGTCCTCCGGGCCGCCCCGCCGTTCCACCTGATCGAGTTGGGGATCCGGATCGACGGCGAGAGCGTGATCAGCTACCGGGGGGATGGTCTGATCCTGGCCACGCCGGTCGGCTCGACGGGCCACAGCCTCTCGGCGGGGGGGCCGATCCTCCCGCCGGATGCACAGATGTTCGTGATCACGCCGATCTGCGCCCACACGCTGACCCAGCGCCCGCTGGTCGATTCGGGGCACAAGTGGTACGAGATCGCGCCGGAGGTGACCGAGTCCCACGCCGTCACCGCGGTCATCGACGGCCAGATCCAGCGGAAACTCGGCCCCGGCGACCGGGTCGCCGTCCGACGGGGGGAGTCCCCCTTCCCCATGGTCCGGCTGCCGGGACATTCCTTCTACCGGACCCTCCGCAACAAGCTCGGCTGGGGCGCCGACCCGGCCCTCGACCGCCGCTCCGGGGCCGGCTCCGGCTGA
- a CDS encoding secondary thiamine-phosphate synthase enzyme YjbQ: MVHSETITVDTRGRGTVELTDRIGRIVADSGADRGLCSVFVHHTSASLIICENADPSVRSDLERYFARLVPDGDPIFRHTLEGPDDMPAHVRSILTQASLSIPISSGRCDLGTWQGVFLWEHRADGHRRRVTVTILGDPA; this comes from the coding sequence ATGGTCCACTCCGAGACGATCACCGTCGACACCCGGGGGCGGGGGACGGTCGAACTGACCGACCGCATCGGCCGCATCGTGGCCGATTCCGGCGCGGATCGGGGTCTATGCTCGGTCTTCGTCCACCACACGAGCGCCTCGCTGATCATCTGCGAGAACGCCGATCCGAGCGTCCGCTCCGACCTGGAGCGCTATTTCGCTCGCCTCGTGCCCGACGGCGACCCGATCTTCCGGCACACCCTGGAGGGGCCCGACGACATGCCGGCCCACGTCCGGTCGATCCTCACCCAGGCCTCCCTGTCGATCCCCATCTCGTCCGGCCGCTGCGACCTCGGCACCTGGCAGGGCGTCTTCCTCTGGGAGCACCGCGCCGACGGCCACCGCCGCCGCGTCACCGTCACCATCCTCGGAGACCCCGCCTGA